Proteins co-encoded in one Melitaea cinxia chromosome 13, ilMelCinx1.1, whole genome shotgun sequence genomic window:
- the LOC123659260 gene encoding chondroitin proteoglycan 2-like, with protein MAVTPFEPRVTAILVCALCLANGEDIELNENGCPVDYYYEKLNPHPNCDKFYQCTHGALIEMKCSSNLLFDVDKQECIWRDDVDCGGRLVPEDKPKPGDNNTSSGDDNGTGGNSDGSCNCNPGEAPLICAGKDSDGVLVAHEHCNKFYKCANGKPVALKCPGNLVYNPYKKYCDWPSNVECGDRIVPDEDNEEPGDNEGPGNNDGPGDGGGGDEGGDGGDGGGPCHCDPGEAPSICVGKDSDGVLVAHEHCNKFYKCANGKPFALKCPWYLVYNPYKEYCDWPSDVECGDRIIPDEDNEGPSDNEGPGDNDGPGDGGGGDEGGDGGDGGGPCNCDPGEAPSICAGKDSDGVLVAHEHCNKFYKCANGKPVALKCPGNLVYNPYKKNCDWPSDVECGERIVPDEDNEDPGDNEGPGDNDGPGDGGGGDEGGDGEDGGGPCNCDPSEAPSICAGKDSDGVLVAHEHCNKFYKCANGKPVALKCPGNLVYNPYKKYCDWPSDVECGERIVPDEDNEDPGDNEGPGDNDGPGDGGGGDEGGDGGDGGGPCNCDPGEAPSICAGKDSDGVLIAHEHCNKFYKCANGKPVALKCPGNLVYNPYKKYCDWPSDVECGERIVPDEDNEGPGDNDGPGDNEGPGDHDGSGDGGDEVGGGEDGGSSCNCNPGEAPSICAEKESDGILVAHEICNQFYKCENGKPVTFKCPENLLYNPYKKYCDWPKNVQCGERISKKYQSIKYTR; from the coding sequence tcaCAGCCATACTGGTTTGCGCACTCTGTTTAGCTAACGGAGAAGATATAGAGCTAAATGAAAATGGGTGTCcagtagattattattatgagaAACTTAATCCTCACCCGAATTGTGACAAATTCTATCAATGCACCCATGGAGcattaattgaaatgaaatgcTCGTCGAATCTTTTATTTGATGTAGACAAACAAGAATGCATTTGGCGTGACGATGTAGATTGTGGTGGAAGACTGGTTCCTGAAGATAAACCAAAGCCCGGTGATAATAATACTAGTTCTGGTGATGACAATGGCACTGGTGGAAACAGTGATGGTTCATGCAATTGCAATCCTGGTGAAGCACCCTTGATTTGTGCTGGAAAGGATTCAGATGGAGTTCTAGTTGCACACGAACactgtaataaattttacaaatgtgCCAATGGAAAACCAGTCGCATTGAAATGTCCTGGAAATTTGGTTTACAATCCCTATAAAAAGTACTGCGACTGGCCCAGCAATGTTGAATGCGGTGACAGAATTGTTCCAGATGAGGACAACGAAGAACCTGGTGACAATGAAGGTCCCGGTAACAATGACGGCCCTGGTGACGGTGGTGGTGGTGATGAAGGTGGTGATGGTGGAGACGGTGGTGGTCCATGTCATTGTGATCCTGGTGAAGCACCGTCGATTTGTGTTGGAAAGGATTCAGATGGAGTTTTAGTTGCACACGAACactgtaataaattttacaaatgtgCTAATGGAAAACCCTTCGCTTTGAAATGCCCTTGGTATTTAGTTTACAATCCCTATAAAGAGTACTGCGACTGGCCCAGCGATGTTGAATGCGGTGACAGAATTATTCCAGATGAGGACAACGAAGGCCCTAGTGACAATGAAGGTCCCGGTGACAATGACGGCCCTGGTGACGGTGGTGGTGGTGATGAAGGTGGAGATGGCGGAGACGGTGGTGGTCCATGTAATTGCGATCCTGGTGAAGCACCGTCGATTTGTGCTGGAAAGGATTCAGATGGAGTTTTAGTTGCACACGAACactgtaataaattttacaaatgtgCCAATGGAAAACCCGTCGCTTTGAAATGCCCTGGAAATTTGGTTTACAATCCCTACAAAAAGAACTGCGACTGGCCCAGCGATGTTGAATGCGGTGAAAGAATTGTTCCAGATGAGGACAACGAAGACCCTGGTGACAATGAAGGTCCCGGTGACAATGACGGCCCTGGTGACGGTGGTGGTGGTGATGAAGGTGGAGATGGCGAAGACGGTGGTGGTCCATGTAATTGCGATCCTAGTGAAGCACCGTCGATTTGTGCTGGAAAGGATTCAGATGGAGTTTTAGTTGCACACGAACactgtaataaattttacaaatgtgCCAATGGAAAACCCGTCGCTTTGAAATGCCCTGGAAATTTGGTTTACAATCCCTACAAAAAGTACTGCGACTGGCCCAGCGATGTTGAATGCGGTGAAAGAATTGTTCCAGATGAGGACAACGAAGACCCTGGTGACAATGAAGGTCCCGGTGACAATGACGGCCCTGGTGACGGCGGTGGTGGTGATGAAGGTGGAGATGGCGGAGACGGTGGTGGTCCATGTAATTGCGATCCTGGTGAAGCACCGTCGATTTGTGCTGGAAAGGATTCAGATGGAGTTTTAATTGCACACGAACactgtaataaattttacaaatgtgCCAATGGAAAACCCGTCGCTTTGAAATGCCCTGGAAATTTGGTTTACAATCCCTACAAAAAGTACTGCGACTGGCCCAGCGATGTTGAATGCGGTGAAAGAATTGTTCCAGATGAGGACAACGAAGGCCCTGGTGACAATGATGGTCCCGGTGACAATGAAGGTCCCGGTGACCATGACGGCTCTGGTGACGGTGGTGATGAAGTTGGTGGTGGTGAAGATGGTGGTAGTTCATGTAATTGCAATCCTGGTGAGGCACCCTCGATTTGCGCTGAAAAAGAATCAGATGGGATTTTAGTTGCACATGAAATTTGTAATCAGttttataaatgtgaaaatGGAAAACCCGTTACTTTCAAATGCCCTGAAAATTTGCTTTACAATCCCTATAAAAAGTATTGTGACTGGCCCAAAAATGTTCAATGCGGTGAAAGAATATCAAAGAAATatcaaagtattaaatatacgAGGTAA